From one Macrobrachium rosenbergii isolate ZJJX-2024 chromosome 52, ASM4041242v1, whole genome shotgun sequence genomic stretch:
- the LOC136833905 gene encoding uncharacterized protein: MSANLNSEIRTSQKGRDRFYLARQTFFPQGYGIACRKGAPYTQKFDEILISMVQAGLVNKWVKDEVMKIQRSNRGQQGDRGGQSESLALSLDHLKAAFFLLLVGLLFSAAALLCEIRIWRK; this comes from the exons ATGTCAGCTAACCTGAACAGTGAAATCAGGACCAGTCAGAAAGGCAGGGACCGCTTCTACTTAGCCCGTCAGACCTTCTTCCCACAAGGATACGGCATCGCCTGCAGGAAGGGCGCGCCCTACACACAGAAGTTCGACGAAAT CTTGATCTCAATGGTCCAAGCGGGTCTGGTCAACAAATGGGTCAAAGACGAGGTTATGAAGATCCAGAGGTCAAACCGGGGTCAGCAAGGTGACAGAGGTGGACAGAGCGAATCATTGGCCCTGTCGCTTGACCATCTGAAG GCAGCATTCTTCCTCTTGCTGGTGGGCCTCTTGTTCTCAGCTGCTGCGCTTCTCTGCGAAATTCGAATATGGAGAAAGTAA
- the LOC136833940 gene encoding glutamate receptor ionotropic, kainate 3-like, translating into MLRSLVMQGNRIEDNDDPVRIILVFWNVFCLVIYASYAGTLTAFLTIPSYERPIDSLQDLKRAAKDGFVPAVQAGTSNEYFLKSAKSGIFKELWDLTDPERSFPTSGKVAIERKHSFLVHT; encoded by the exons ATGCTAAGAAGCCTTGTCATGCAAGGGAACAGAATAGAGGATAACGATGACCCTGTCAGGATCATCCTGGTGTTCTGGAACGTTTTCTGCCTCGTCATTTATG CTTCATACGCAGGGACGCTGACTGCCTTCCTGACGATTCCGTCCTACGAGAGGCCCATAGATTCGCTCCAGGACCTCAAGAGAGCTGCGAAGGACGGCTTCGTCCCTGCGGTGCAAGCAGGAACCAGCAACGAGTATTTCCTGAAG TCTGCTAAGTCGGGCATTTTCAAAGAGCTATGGGATCTGACCGACCCGGAAAGGAGTTTCCCAACGAGCGGCAAAGTTGCCATTGAACga aaacacTCATTCCTCGTCCACACGTGA